Proteins co-encoded in one Cardiocondyla obscurior isolate alpha-2009 linkage group LG24, Cobs3.1, whole genome shotgun sequence genomic window:
- the E(y)3 gene encoding uncharacterized protein E(y)3 isoform X2, with protein MSDGSKMGLFGSKDRNQEQKEKSSKDNSPARYAPYGVDSDTETYDTEALSMMDINDIIGVQSGEQIGDSTLESEIAALSQIITESKVDTTLQLEDDPKPVVSQDPANTPLHSTSSTVCNVSIDSSNISDTDKSNIVSDECTDIVCEMEEVSDFTCEAKTSPETSSLVKESVSENVKKNYNIIKCDEASNINTNRVTDDMSMKETVHDKQGKDVTSSVEETVAEKVDGKVINYCQNETNNSTILPLTVGNISKSLQLIGEAYDSEDSEETDVNDNDSPKETSSLFVPKESLLSNILTKQDNSSETTVILEQKAENSLMLRDPETVTTKESDVKVEKDFVDTRIENLNQSKILQQTLEIQESIIDDTTVNKMAECVDSDMQSCKEESGSKSKNFDIEMGTVEKTTLKHESSTFETCKETTEFINTSTTLIMEVKKDTGKDEESIEIESNISPLVSEIENQDNSLTVSEKEILDTEKMIDNCPTVEDVKELEKNVFECKEKDAVSVSAHNKTQESTLIETSNKEISTIEIINKNDDLQQDVINTRSQVTEETQEIVLTADKIDKNNDFQETVSIEKNLEKTAVISDNQENANIVTTEEISVPTDKSILEITSNIINKELILKEDASVKICDSSIEEKDEMANVLSAGSHVSDVEGSDQCSKRLIQSDTILNNFSDFVEVNVHARQDALDQTLEKTPPIDCEDKSLKKLSSASEKEENNATSSELKELHSDTILHENLNLNTIENITKPEAQETENVEEKIIPKATSSIKDNVTENISDIAQKEDEDEKNIASKVPLNETAIREPDLDEKKVKETEKSEEEKDCEMSLNLDSIISQTNLENVSLQDDRETEPCEKIMEVPMDSKESIDDVTSVEENNVALVDSNIKEIQSNIIDISLLQESSNEKINNEKLAEKFSENSENLDAGPSTVSVSAQSVDTLEGLLDITLMSDSENSSLKDMKTEDKVLMEEIVSKNIDMDLLLNQTDQNDATMTQNSDYITNVIASCFSNRDNEASESDINSSSNDKSTENENNSSKMDQDTSVSIEPLSGATDKEKLEEESLEADTNLRRSDLDMDFESNRMGSVDLEESETKLELSQDILLESVMPSESLSRHADTPTVIENSQSSSEISELESAVKFLQESEEQTIDSLVLSPKMVESVVEDITKQANTELYVPDEIDNYANTESELPDLRDDSISISEAEIISEAAKLENERKIAAQMQNVPDIVVKDTEEINMEASAEDRACFKTSSDAASLAHNFPNMQTTEQSHEEKGTLPGIGPLSNEGILKTCELIPRVSILEERLKEPPKIEIPVPDSAKILESSISPTESLLIPKDARAVTYSRMLESADVSRKDSEKHSDLENVGSPRIILKIAKSAITDCSEPRSPKSPKIRSATNSPNPEDSPGQKLGKIKLKLSKGGHPSIISNENLDEVNQWHTTENTSSLSPIGMKIKLSKSGDASIIGTEKHESLDDSKETKYKIEEPKRTDSPIGMKFKLSKSGDASIISDSRQDIKEAHTKHKDKLEMPQGSPMRTESPIGMKFKLSKTGDASIIQTDRQESFNSEEHKDITQKRTDSPIGMKFKLSKTGDASIVSPDTSEDSSTRKEKQDHAEIPKRTESPIGMKIKLSKCKGGASIISVDNAEDARDKLEVPDPPKRTESPLGMKIKLSKTGDASIIHSEVTEDIKETKYKDKSEISQDTMKNRTTPEASSMKIKMKTGETSLTGLTEEQDVFQASESSTGIPKIKVSKSGDVSVISNKMESTEDSRLREGQAAMVEAPKRTESPLGMKIKLSKSGDASIVQNEAVTDEQSKITPRAADAEYSKGSDSPLGMKIKLFKTGDASVVESPSSSGSPSSEKRDKQQRRRDAIESPLEMKIKLSKTGHPTIVTCDSHGETSAHKAKEPPALDPMVNFSHRYMEHGTTQGEDPALKMLKAGTRHSSIVQSDRSELTIEPVQLQSRKQPAENSRQQIEISPKRKDITISPVESKKSKLEAQLSQILPEVTIQPVMCQDQKQQQQQQQQQQQLLFDPKTSLISRQQMNVINQEISITQVRPMPDNASDKFKDMCKNSPGGLSDCEIIEHRPELIIVNENSNSSQDVVIIEEVMTPQSRTADIKVPKKRGRPRRNPLAAQQRHVQPTQQPPAQIPIPRDPLALDELQVPPPQFEHRENERPKRTCRSQKSYAPPKRGRGRGRGKRKLDNAEPQIGKKGRIDQDLSAIEASTTAIITIDETTPMQQESLQKSSELYKALKQPPADRKSMSALSRIGKKEFKASNSEIAMLDPATLSCVHEDATKASTSQISKADNKKPTLEIVSEKIQKSAIKQSQAENKSKIADGIKEIPVPPDHSNWLTPTSKKQADSTAIRSETVSTVQVIDEETRMSAESSSRSQTPARNIPAPTSETIINEESQGSVLSTATTESEKVKVKNRRMEINFDPDEGPFTVDKIAEYEWPLDRKGETFMIQEQISQYLGVKSFKRKYPDLKRRVVDMEERNYLRENGLVSESMCDMGLTAICSSEVLDVMCSDFPDQYEEYRKHMREKQVKEHSKKQKELTAAANAERNRIDLAEMAMQSAFTWNANLNKARKEQRKYCLDLQTFTIHQPQKQQKTDSEHKVGHYPVALIPGQYTDYYREYTPAELRYYPLNTVLYGPTRPNERKSDSQSEGSQSDSDSESSSDDSSSSSSEGTQDTEGSQSTMDEVDMEISNSKDDTKLKCKMCLKVLNKHNKNEILIQCGTCNGNVHPSCIDLTLDMVPHIQSYAWQCTDCKTCAQCHDPADEDKMLFCDMCDRGYHIYCVGLRRVPQGRWHCQECAVCANCGSREPGGANSDRNSVAQWQHEYKKGEKNTRVYVSTLCVPCSKLWRKGRYCPHCSRCHTAQRLDLEANLVHCGACDKYLHLECVETKGVAVDKKNYLCDFCTPSTSQHTKTLMLKGFKT; from the exons ATGTCCGACGGTTCTAAGATGGGCCTATTCGGCTCCAAGGACCGAAATCAGGAACAGAAAGAGAAATCTTCCAAGGACAATTCCCCAGCCCGTTATGCGCCATACGGCGTTGACAGTGACACCGAAACTTACGATACCGAGGCTCTGAGCATGATGGATATCAACGATATCATCGGTGTGCAATCTGGTGAGCAGATCGGCGACTCTACTTTGGAAAGTGAAATTGCTGCTCTTTCGCAGATCATTACTGAATCAAAGGTAGACACAACTTTACAGTTGGAGGATGATCCAAAGCCAGTAGTGTCACAGGATCCTGCTAATACTCCACTGCATTCTACTTCTAGTACTGTCTGTAATGTAAGCATTGACAGTTCCAATATTTCTGATACTGATAAGTCTAATATTGTGTCCGATGAGTGTACAGATATTGTCTGTGAAATGGAAGAGGTGTCTGACTTTACTTGTGAAGCCAAGACATCTCCAGAAACGTCGAGTTTAGTAAAAGAGAGTGTTTCAGAGAATGtgaaaaaaaactataatataattaaatgtgatGAAGCTTCCAACATAAATACTAATAGAGTGACTGATGACATGTCTATG AAAGAAACTGTTCATGATAAGCAAGGAAAAGATGTGACTTCTTCTGTGGAGGAAACTGTTGCTGAGAAGGTAGATggtaaagtaattaattattgtcaaAATGAAACCAATAACAGTACAATATTGCCTCTAACAGTTGGCAATATTAGCAAAAGTTTACAATTGATTGGTGAGGCATATGATTCTGAAGATTCTGAGGAAACTGATGTTAATGATAATGACTCACCAAAAGAAACTTCATCACTTTTTGTTCCTAAAGAATCTTTgttgtcaaatattttaacaaaacagGACAATAGTTCTGAAACAACTGTTATATTGGAACAAAAAGCTGAAAATTCTTTGATGTTGAGAGATCCTGAAACTGTGACTACAAAAGAATCAGATGTAAAAGTGGAAAAAGACTTTGTAGATACcagaatagaaaatttaaatcaaagtaaaatattgcaaCAAACGTTAGAAATACAAGAGAGTATTATAGATGATACTACAGTAAATAAAATGGCAGAATGTGTTGATAGTGACATGCAAAGCTGCAAGGAAGAAAGTggaagtaaaagtaaaaatttcgaCATAGAAATGGGTACAGTTGAAAAAACTACATTAAAACATGAATCTTCCACCTTTGAAACTTGTAAAGAAACtacagaatttattaatacatcaACTACATTAATAAtggaagtaaaaaaagatacaGGAAAAGATGAAGAAAGTATTGAAATAGAATCGAATATTTCGCCACTTGTTTCTGAAATAGAAAATCAGGATAATTCCTTAACTGTtagtgaaaaagaaattcttgaTACAGAAAAAATGATTGATAATTGTCCAACTGTGGAGGATGTAAaagaacttgaaaaaaatgtatttgaatgtaaagaaaaggATGCTGTTTCAGTATCTGCTCACAATAAAACTCAGGAGTCCACCTTAATAGAAACAtctaataaagaaattagtacaatagaaataataaataaaaatgacgatCTTCAGCAAGATGTAATTAATACACGTTCTCAAGTAACAGAAGAAACACAAGAAATCGTTTTAACAGCggataaaatcgataaaaataatgattttcaAGAAACAGTTTCTATAGAAAAAAATCTCGAGAAAACTGCTGTAATTTCCGATAATcaagaaaatgcaaatatagTTACTACTGAAGAAATATCTGTGCCAACAGACAAAAGTATACTAGAAATTacatcaaatataattaacaaagaattaattttaaaggaAGATGCATCAGTGAAGATCTGTGACTCAAGCATTGAAGAGAAGGATGAAATGGCTAATGTACTATCTGCAGGCAGTCATGTATCGGATGTAGAAGGCTCAGATCAGTGCTCCAAACGTTTAATTCAAAGCGATAcaatacttaataattttagtgatTTCGTAGAGGTTAATGTTCACGCGCGACAGGACGCTCTCGATCAAACGCTTGAAAAAACACCTCCAATTGATTGTGAAgacaaatctttaaaaaagcTTTCATCTGCAtcagaaaaagaagaaaataatgctACATCTAGTGAACTTAAAGAATTACATTCTGATACAATTTTacatgaaaatttaaatttaaatacgattgaaaatattactaaacCCGAAGCTCAAGAAACGGAGAAcgtcgaagaaaaaataataccgaAAGCGACATCATCTATcaaag aCAATGTTACAGAGAACATAAGCGATATAGCACAGAAGGAAGAcgaagatgaaaaaaatattgccaGCAAGGTACCATTGAATGAAACAGCAATAAGAGAACCAGACTTAGACGAAAAGAAAGTTaaagaaacggaaaaaagTGAAGAGGAGAAAGATTGTGAAATGAGTTTAAATTTGGATTCGATAATTTCACAAActaatttagaaaatgttagTTTACAGGACGACAGAGAAACAGAGCCATGTGAAAAAATTATGGAAGTACCTATGGACTCGAAAGAATCGATCGATGATGTAACGTCAGTTGAGGAAAATAATGTGGCACTAGTAGATTCCAATATAAAAGAGATACAGTCGAATATCattgatatttctttattacaagAGAGCTCCAATGAAAAGATAAATAACGAAAAGTTAGCAGAgaaattttcagaaaattcggaaaaCCTGGATGCTGGTCCATCTACAGTTTCAGTCAGCGCTCAAAGTGTAGACACTCTAGAAGGACTTTTAGATATAACTCTTATGTCAGACAGTGAAAACTCTTCGTTAAAAGATATGAAAACTGAAGATAAGGTTTTAATGGAAGaaattgtaagtaaaaatattgatatgGATCTCTTATTAAATCAAACGGATCAAAATGACGCAACCATGACGCAAAATTCAGACTACATAACAAATGTGATTGCTAGTTGTTTTTCAAACAGAGATAACGAAGCGAGCGAGTCTGATATTAATTCATCGAGTAACGACAAAAGTACcgaaaacgaaaataataGCTCGAAAATGGATCAAGATACGAGTGTTTCGATCGAGCCGCTGAGCGGGGCGACAGATAAAGAAAAACTAGAAGAAGAATCTCTTGAAGCTGATACTAATTTGCGGCGGAGCGATTTAGATATGGATTTCGAGAGCAACCGAATGGGATCGGTCGATTTAGAGGAAAGTGAAACAAAGTTGGAATTGTCGCAAGACATTTTACTAGAAAGTGTAATGCCAAGCGAGAGTCTCTCCCGACATGCAGACACTCCGACCGTAATTGAGAATTCGCAGTCGAGTTCGGAAATCTCCGAGTTGGAGTCTGCAGTGAAGTTTTTGCAAGAATCTGAGGAGCAAACGATCGACTCTCTGGTACTGTCGCCAAAAATGGTGGAGAGTGTGGTCGAGGATATAACGAAACAAGCGAACACAGAGCTTTATGTTCCCGACGAGATCGACAATTACGCGAACACCGAGTCAGAATTACCGGACTTAAGAGACGATTCCATTTCTATTTCAGAAGCTGAAATAATATCGGAAGCTGCTAAGCTAGAAAATGAGCGAAAAATCGCGGCGCAGATGCAGAACGTTCCCGATATCGTAGTGAAAGATACCGAGGAAATAAACATGGAGGCTTCTGCAGAAGATCGTGCATGTTTTAAAACTTCTTCCGACGCCGCTTCTCTCGCGCATAATTTTCCTAATATGCAAACGACGGAACAGTCGCACGAGGAAAAGGGAACGTTACCTGGCATTGGACCATTATCGAACGAAGGTATTTTAAAGACATGCGAGTTAATTCCGAGAGTGTCGATATTGGAGGAACGATTGAAAGAGCCGCCCAAGATCGAGATACCTGTTCCGGATTCGGCCAAAATATTGGAATCTTCTATAAGTCCAACCGAAAGTCTTCTTATACCGAAGGACGCGAGAGCTGTCACATATTCAAGAATGCTGGAATCAGCAGATGTATCGCGCAAGGACTCAGAGAAGCACTCGGACTTAGAAAACGTCGGCTCGCCAAGGATAATTCTGAAAATTGCTAAATCGGCGATCACAGACTGCAGCGAACCGCGATCGCCGAAAAGTCCGAAGATCCGGTCAGCTACAAATTCGCCAAATCCGGAAGACAGTCCAGGCCAAAAGttaggaaaaattaaattaaagctaTCAAAGGGAGGTCATCCTTCTATAATATCTAATGAGAATCTCGATGAAGTCAATCAGTGGCACACCACTGAGAATACGTCTTCGCTGTCACCCATTggtatgaaaattaaattatcgaaatCCGGCGACGCTTCAATCATAGGCACTGAAAAACACGAGAGTCTCGACGACTCGAAGGAGACTAAATACAAAATTGAAGAGCCGAAGAGAACAGATTCGCCGATCGgtatgaaatttaaattatctaaatCAGGAGATGCATCGATTATTTCTGATTCCAGGCAAGATATCAAAGAAGCTCATACGAAACACAAGGACAAATTAGAAATGCCACAGGGAAGTCCGATGAGAACAGAATCGCCAATAGGAATGAAGTTCAAGCTTTCTAAAACTGGTGACGCTTCTATTATTCAGACCGATAGGCAAGAATCATTCAATTCGGAGGAACATAAGGACATTACGCAGAAACGAACCGATTCTCCAATCGgtatgaaatttaaattatctaagACCGGGGACGCTTCCATCGTATCTCCGGATACTTCTGAAGATTCGTctacgagaaaagaaaagcaagaCCATGCGGAAATACCAAAAAGAACCGAATCTCCAATCGGAATGAAGATTAAATTATCTAAGTGCAAAGGAGGCGCGTCTATTATTTCTGTAGACAACGCTGAAGATGCAAGGGATAAATTAGAGGTGCCCGATCCACCGAAACGTACCGAATCACCACTCggtatgaaaattaaattatctaaaacTGGAGACGCATCTATTATACATTCCGAGGTCACAGAGGATATTAAAGAAAcgaaatataaagataaatctgAGATATCGCAAGACACGATGAAGAACCGGACGACACCGGAGGCTTCTAgcatgaaaattaaaatgaaaacaGGCGAGACATCATTGACAGGATTAACCGAAGAGCAAGATGTATTTCAAGCCTCCGAGTCGTCTACAGGCATTCCAAAGATTAAGGTATCTAAATCTGGAGACGTATCggtaatttctaataaaatggAATCGACAGAAGACTCGAGGCTACGGGAGGGTCAAGCGGCGATGGTGGAAGCACCGAAGAGAACAGAATCTCCACTCGGCATGAAGATCAAGCTGTCTAAAAGCGGCGACGCTTCTATCGTGCAGAACGAAGCTGTTACTGATGAGCAAAGTAAGATTACACCGCGGGCGGCCGATGCGGAATATTCGAAAGGTAGTGATTCTCCCCTTggaatgaaaattaaattgtttaaaacgGGCGATGCCTCGGTGGTGGAATCACCGTCGTCGTCCGGTTCTCCTTCTTCCGAGAAGAGGGATAAGCAACAAAGGCGCAGGGACGCTATCGAATCGCCGCTCGAAATGAAAATCAAGCTGTCCAAGACCGGTCACCCGACTATCGTCACGTGCGACAGTCACGGCGAGACCTCCGCACACAAAGCTAAGGAACCACCAGCTCTAGATCCGATGGTTAATTTTTCTCACAGATATATGGAGCACGGTACGACACAGGGCGAGGATCCTGCATTGAAGATGCTCAAAGCCGGCACTCGGCATTCGTCCATCGTGCAAAGCGATCGTTCCGAGTTGACCATCGAGCCTGTGCAGCTGCAAAGCAGAAAACAGCCAGCGGAGAATAGTCGGCAGCAAATCGAGATATCGCCCAAGCGTAAAGACATCACGATTTCGCCCGTTGAGAGCAAAAAATCGAAGCTGGAGGCGCAGCTTTCACAGATTTTACCAGAGGTAACTATTCAACCGGTAATGTGCCAGGATCAAaaacagcagcaacaacagcagcagcagcaacagcagttGCTGTTCGATCCGAAGACGAGCTTGATCAGTCGGCAACAAATGAATGTGATCAATCAGGAAATCAGTATTACTCAAGTACGGCCGATGCCAGATAACGCGTccgataaatttaaagacaTGTGCAAAAATTCACCGGGCGGACTGTCGGACTGCGAGATTATCGAGCATCGCCCGGAGCTGATTATCGTCAACGAAAATTCTAATTCTAGCCAAGATGTTGTTATTATAGAGGAAGTTATGACACCTCAGAGCAGAACAGCCGACATCAAGGTGCCGAAAAAACGAGGTAGACCACGAAGAAATCCCCTGGCGGCACAACAGCGGCACGTTCAACCGACGCAGCAGCCACCCGCACAAATACCGATACCCAGAGATCCGTTGGCTTTAGACGAGCTGCAAGTTCCTCCACCGCAATTCGAGCACAGAGAAAACGAAAGACCTAAGAGAACCTGCAGAAGCCAGAAGAGTTATGCTCCGCCCAAAAGAGGTAGAGGACGAG GTCGCGGAAAACGGAAACTGGATAATGCGGAGCCTCAAATTGGAAAGAAAGGTCGTATAGATCAAGATTTATCCGCTATCGAGGCGTCGACAACAGCTATCATTACTATCGACGAAACTACACCAATGCAACAAGAATCACTTCAAAAATCATCGGAACTATACAAGGCTCTAAAACAACCGCCGGCAGACCGTAAAAGCATGAGTGCATTAAGTCGCAtagggaaaaaagaatttaaagccTCAAATTCTGAGATTGCGATGTTAGATCCTGCTACATTATCATGTGTTCACGAAGATGCGACGAAGGCATCTACGAGTCAAATTTCAAAAGCTGACAATAAAAAACCTACCTTAGAAATTGTTTCagaaaaaatacagaaatcgGCGATAAAGCAATCCCAGGCcgagaataaaagtaaaatagcGGATGGAATTAAAGAGATACCTGTACCTCCAGATCATTCGAATTGGTTGACTCCAACGTCGAAAAAACAAGCGGATTCAACGGCCATCAGAAGCGAAACAGTGTCGACGGTGCAAGTGATTGACGAAGAAACAAGAATGAGCGCTGAATCTAGTTCAAGATCTCAAACACCGGCCAGAAATATACCGGCACCaa cttcGGAGACAATAATAAATGAAGAGTCGCAAGGTAGTGTCTTGAGTACTGCTACAACCGAATCGGAGAAAGTTAAAGTAAAGAACCGAAggatggaaattaattttgatccCGATGAAGGACCTTTTACAGTTGATAAAATAGCGGAATATGAGTGGCCGCTAGATCGAAAAGGTGAAACGTTTATGATACAGGAACAGATATCACAATATCTCGGGGTGAAATCTTTTAAGCGTAAATATCCTGATCTCAAACGCAGAGTAGTTGATatggaagaaagaaattacttAAGAGAGAACGGATTAGTCAGTGAATCCATGTGCGATATGG GATTAACTGCGATATGCAGCTCAGAAGTATTAGACGTAATGTGCAGCGATTTTCCTGACCAGTATGAAGAATATCGCAAGCACATGCGCGAAAAACAAGTCAAGGAACATTCAAAGAAACAGAAAGAACTGACCGCGGCAGCTAATGCAGAGAGAAACAGGATAGATCTCGCGGAAATGGCGATGCAATCCGCATTTACGTGGAACGCTAATTTGAATAAAGCTCGTAAAGAACAGCGTAAATATTGCTTAGATCTGCAGACTTTCACAATTCATCAACCACAGAAACAACAAAAGACCGATTCAGAGCACAAAGTAGGTCATTACCCCGTTGCTCTGATACCAGGACAGTATACTGATTATTATCGGGAATATACACCGGCAGAACTGAGGTATTATCCGCTTAATACGGTCTTATACGGACCTACGCGACCTAATGAACGTAAAAGTGACAGTCAGTCGGAAGGTTCTCAGAGCGACAGCGATAGCGAATCGTCTTCCGATGATTCAAG TTCATCGTCCAGCGAAGGTACACAAGATACGGAAGGATCGCAGTCGACCATGGACGAAGTGGACATGGAAATCTCAAATTCAAAGGacgatacaaaattaaaatgcaagaTGTGCCTGAAAGTTCTAAATAAGCATAACaagaatgaaatattaattcaatgtGGTACATGCAATGGAAATG ttcaTCCATCCTGTATAGATTTAACTTTAGATATGGTACCACACATTCAATCGTACGCATGGCAATGTACCGATTGTAAAACGTGTGCGCAGTGTCACGATCCTGCAGACGAAGACAAGATGCTCTTTTGCGATATGTGCGATCGTGG GTATCACATCTATTGTGTTGGTTTGCGACGAGTGCCACAAGGAAGATGGCATTGTCAGGAGTGCGCAGTATGCGCCAACTGTGGTTCGAGGGAACCTGGCGGTGCCAATTCGGACCGGAATAGCGTTGCGCAATGGCAGCACGAATATAAAAAAGGCGAGAAAAATACTCGAGTATACGTTTCGACGCTCTGCGTACCATGTTCGAA GCTGTGGCGAAAGGGTCGTTATTGCCCACACTGCAGTCGCTGTCATACCGCCCAAAGGCTCGACCTGGAAGCGAATCTAGTGCATTGCGGCGCATGTGACAAATATCTGCACTTAG AATGCGTGGAGACCAAGGGAGTAGCGGTTGATAAGAAGAACTATCTGTGTGATTTTTGTACACCGTCGACCAGCCAGCACACGAAGACTTTAATGTTAAAAGGGTTCAAAACGTGA